The following proteins come from a genomic window of Nicotiana tomentosiformis chromosome 12, ASM39032v3, whole genome shotgun sequence:
- the LOC104121636 gene encoding ABC transporter G family member STR2-like, producing MRHVNGHHRVDTKIEIGMKPVNFTGGLEFSNLTYTLTKKIKDTDGKWLNQEVDLLHQITGYAPKGCVTAVMGPSGTGKSTFLDGLAGRILSLRGRVSVDGIDMTPSFIKRTSAYIMQDDRLFPMLTVYETLLFAADFRLGPISMTDKRQRVEKLIEQLGLPSARNTYIGDEGTRGVSGGERRRVSIGVDIIHGPSLLFLDEPTSGLDSTSAHSVIDKVHAIARAGSTVILTIHQPSSRIQLILDHLIILARGQLMYQGSPKDAAIHLGRMGRKVPKGESSIEYLIDVIQEYDQSELGVEALAAFALTGMKPPPLGEHEMSIVPSLPASSHRSNKRLNHLQTNAKKDQDFDHSLRSPWNSSKSWSASHSGVLQTLGFSPARHRTDHRNPNPISSSPGDYAYTSENYLSTTTPHTQSSECTLNVNDFLTPYAAANTNSYQYLGPKFANSFLSETWILMRRNFINI from the exons ATGAGGCATGTCAATGGTCATCATCGAGTCGATACAAAGATCGAAATAGGGATGAAACCAGTAAATTTCACAGGTGGGTTAGAATTCTCAAACCTTACATACACTTTGACAAAGAAGATAAAAGATACTGATGGAAAATGGCTAAATCAAGAAGTTGACTTATTACACCAAATAACTGGCTATGCACCAAAAGGTTGTGTAACTGCAGTTATGGGTCCAAGTGGTACTGGAAAATCAACATTCTTAGATGGTTTAGCTGGTAGAATTTTAAGTCTAAGGGGTAGAGTTTCTGTTGATGGAATAGATATGACACCAAGTTTTATTAAGAGAACTTCTGCTTATATTATGCAAGATGATAGACTCTTTCCTATGCTTACTGTCTATGAGACATTGTTGTTTGCTGCTGATTTTAGGCTTGGGCCAATTTCAATGACTGATAAAAGACAGCGCGTTGAGAAGCTAATTGAGCAACTTGGTTTACCT TCGGCTAGGAATACTTATATAGGTGATGAAGGGACACGAGGGGTATCTGGTGGTGAACGTCGTAGGGTGTCAATAGGGGTGGACATAATACATGGACCTTCATTGTTATTTTTGGATGAGCCAACTTCAGGTCTTGATTCAACTAGTGCTCATAGTGTGATTGACAAAGTTCATGCCATTGCGCGAGCTGGTAGCACGGTGATCCTAACCATTCATCAACCATCATCTCGAATCCAGTTGATTCTTGACCATCTCATTATTCTGGCTCGCGGACAGCTCATGTATCAAGGATCACCAAAAGACGCTGCTATACATCTTGGTAGAATGGGGAGAAAAGTACCAAAGGGTGAAAGTTCAATAGAGTATTTGATTGATGTGATTCAAGAATATGATCAGTCTGAACTTGGAGTTGAGGCATTAGCTGCATTTGCTCTTACTGGAATGAAACCTCCACCATTAGGCGAACATGAGATGTCAATTGTCCCTTCATTACCAGCATCGTCACACAGGTCTAACAAACGCCTTAATCATTTGCAAACAAATGCAAAAAAGGATCAAGATTTTGATCATAGTCTAAGAAGTCCCTGGAATTCATCTAAGTCTTGGAGTGCTAGCCACAGTGGAGTTCTTCAAACACTAGGATTTTCACCTGCTAGACACCGCACTGATCATAGAAATCCAAATCCGATAAG TTCATCTCCAGGTGACTATGCCTATACTAGTGAAAATTATCTAAGTACTACAACCCCTCACACTCAAAGTAGTGAATGCACTCTCAATGTAAATGATTTTTTGACTCCATATGCTGCAGCCAACACCAATTCATACCAATATCTAGGCCCCAAATTTGCAAATTCATTCTTATCAGAGACATGGATTCTCATGAGAAGAAACTTTATAAACATCTGA
- the LOC104121256 gene encoding CRIB domain-containing protein RIC4-like yields MLSGRNMKEKSIEKFFMLPFSVVCGSESSVAVSSSSSQSEKTKTNPAEKTKRLEGEESSSSVKMKSFWGFLAMTRPTFSQNIRRLKRHFKGFSQLFVHKEEEEEVEMEIEIGYPTDVKHVTHIGWDGSTTINPIKGWENLKTPELISFPSISIKQFELAMAAQAGGPVDVNNNHCA; encoded by the exons ATGCTAAGTGGAAGAAACATGAAGGAAAAATCTATAGAGAAGTTTTTTATGTTGCCATTTTCTGTAGTGTGTGGTTCTGAGTCAAGTGTTGCAGTGAGCAGTAGCAGCAGCCAATCTGAGAAAACAAAGACTAATCCAGCTGAGAAAACAA AAAGACTAGAAGGAGAAGAGAGCTCATCAAGTGTAAAAATGAAGAGCTTTTGGGGATTTTTGGCCATGACAAGACCAACATTTTCACAAAATATTCGAAGATTGAAAAGGCATTTCAAAGGTTTCTCCCAATTATTTG tgcacaaagaggaagaggaagaagtgGAAATGGAGATAGAAATAGGGTATCCAACTGATGTGAAGCATGTAACACACATAGGATGGGATGGATCAACAACAATTAACCCTATCAAAGgatgggaaaatttgaaaactcctgaattaatttcttttccttcaatttccatTAAACAATTTGAACTTGCTATGGCTGCCCAAGCTGGTGGACCTGTAGATGTGAATAATAACCATTGTGCTtga